A genomic region of Runella rosea contains the following coding sequences:
- a CDS encoding septal ring lytic transglycosylase RlpA family protein: MIKRVGFCLVVLGLLWGKTTHATPSRSSLPDSTGSETKNGQSFVIHKVDPGQTLYAVMRKYKTTLKAIKDANPGMKDNLITGQVLRVPSQARSSAPKTATKEPEKAPEKDKLVLDYEIKPKTESTVTIKSEEDKPKPETPKVEEEAKPAEVAAEKKPEDISNTKPVATVSKTGLHKVEGGQSLYGIAVKYGVLMADIRRWNGLTSDQLRSGQELIVAEQAFQDYLKKNKLDSVKLADAKKSNAEKPPVPIVRPEDPTNSNLPEPKIANTGKRILETGVAEVLEGMDSNNKYLALHRTAPVGSLIQVKNMNNSQSIWVKVIGKLPDISANNRIIIKLSARAQEKLSPGGRQFIAEISYLAQ, from the coding sequence ATGATAAAGCGCGTCGGATTTTGCCTTGTAGTGTTAGGATTATTGTGGGGAAAAACGACCCACGCAACACCTTCCCGCTCTTCTTTGCCCGATTCTACCGGTAGCGAGACCAAAAACGGTCAATCATTTGTGATTCATAAAGTAGACCCCGGACAAACATTGTACGCCGTGATGCGGAAGTACAAAACGACCCTCAAAGCCATAAAGGACGCCAACCCCGGAATGAAAGATAATTTGATAACGGGGCAAGTATTACGCGTACCTTCACAAGCTCGTTCATCTGCACCAAAAACAGCCACAAAAGAACCAGAAAAAGCACCAGAAAAGGATAAGTTGGTCCTTGATTACGAGATAAAACCAAAAACGGAATCGACCGTAACCATAAAATCAGAAGAGGATAAGCCAAAACCAGAAACGCCAAAGGTAGAGGAAGAAGCCAAACCTGCGGAAGTGGCAGCTGAGAAAAAACCAGAGGATATAAGCAACACCAAACCTGTCGCAACTGTTTCAAAAACAGGCCTTCATAAAGTAGAGGGCGGACAATCGTTGTACGGAATTGCGGTTAAATATGGCGTTTTGATGGCCGATATTCGTCGCTGGAACGGTCTAACTTCCGACCAACTGCGTTCTGGTCAGGAATTGATTGTAGCCGAACAGGCTTTCCAAGACTATTTGAAGAAAAACAAATTGGACTCGGTTAAGTTGGCGGATGCCAAGAAATCAAACGCCGAAAAACCTCCAGTGCCCATTGTTCGTCCCGAAGACCCCACCAATTCAAACCTGCCCGAACCTAAAATTGCCAATACTGGCAAGCGCATTTTGGAAACAGGAGTAGCTGAGGTTTTGGAGGGGATGGATAGCAACAATAAATACCTCGCGCTTCACCGTACTGCGCCCGTTGGCTCGTTGATTCAAGTCAAAAACATGAACAACAGCCAAAGCATTTGGGTGAAAGTGATTGGAAAATTGCCAGACATCAGTGCAAACAACCGAATTATCATCAAACTCTCGGCCCGTGCGCAGGAAAAACTTTCTCCTGGCGGTCGACAATTCATTGCTGAAATTAGCTATTTAGCGCAGTAA
- a CDS encoding DUF72 domain-containing protein → MDFGKVDDISKVNFNLPPDHPFTGQVLPSFKTSEPPRCYIGPPIWANKEWVGKIYPTTAKEKDFLYHYTRQFNTIELNVTHYQIPSETTIQRWVDAAAPGFRFCPKWPQSISHEYQLKGCEHLSQEFTSSVLGLGEHLGTTFLQLGPAFDTSQFHTLSAFLKQLPPNFPISVEFRHPDWFSNESIWQKTIEMLHKLGMGTVMSDVAGRRDALHMSLTSPTLTLRFVGNELHPTDFTRVDAWVQRLKGWYAQGLQTAYIFVHCGENINAPELTKYWVEQLNLHCGLSLQPPHIRPKVIQGSLF, encoded by the coding sequence ATGGATTTTGGGAAAGTAGACGATATTTCAAAAGTTAATTTCAACTTACCGCCCGACCACCCTTTTACTGGTCAGGTGCTACCTTCTTTTAAAACCTCTGAACCACCACGTTGTTATATCGGCCCTCCCATTTGGGCCAATAAAGAATGGGTCGGGAAAATATACCCTACGACGGCGAAAGAAAAGGATTTTTTATACCACTATACCCGTCAGTTCAACACGATTGAACTAAACGTTACGCATTATCAAATTCCCTCGGAAACCACCATTCAGCGTTGGGTAGACGCGGCGGCTCCGGGTTTTCGTTTTTGCCCCAAATGGCCCCAATCCATCAGTCATGAGTACCAACTCAAAGGTTGTGAACACTTGAGTCAGGAGTTTACCTCATCTGTTTTAGGGCTGGGAGAGCATCTAGGTACAACCTTTTTACAGCTTGGTCCCGCTTTTGATACGTCTCAATTTCACACTTTATCCGCTTTTTTAAAGCAACTTCCACCCAATTTTCCCATTTCGGTTGAGTTTCGTCACCCCGATTGGTTTTCAAATGAATCTATTTGGCAAAAAACCATCGAAATGCTCCATAAACTGGGCATGGGTACTGTGATGTCGGACGTTGCGGGCCGTCGGGATGCGTTGCACATGAGCCTTACTTCTCCCACCCTGACCCTGCGTTTTGTAGGCAATGAACTACACCCAACCGATTTTACGCGGGTCGACGCCTGGGTACAGCGCCTAAAGGGCTGGTATGCTCAAGGCCTCCAAACAGCTTATATTTTTGTCCACTGCGGCGAAAACATCAACGCCCCCGAATTGACCAAGTACTGGGTCGAGCAACTAAACCTTCACTGCGGGCTATCGCTCCAACCTCCTCACATCCGCCCCAAAGTAATCCAAGGTTCGCTTTTTTAA
- a CDS encoding MarR family winged helix-turn-helix transcriptional regulator, producing MSIETDIKQSKFRNAYHKMALNLIYTTSWLSNGQAALLKPYDLTTQQYNVLRILRGQHPNPVRVNDIIERMLDKMSNASRLVDKLLAKGLVKRTECPRDRRAVDVVITDDGMKILAELDAMQGDWENTLLNVTEEEANLLSDILDKLRGSV from the coding sequence ATGTCTATTGAAACCGACATCAAACAGAGTAAGTTCAGAAATGCTTACCACAAAATGGCGCTCAACTTGATTTATACGACCAGTTGGTTGAGCAATGGTCAGGCTGCTCTCTTGAAACCGTATGATTTAACGACGCAACAGTACAATGTATTGCGCATTTTAAGAGGTCAGCACCCAAATCCAGTCAGAGTGAATGATATTATTGAGCGGATGCTTGACAAAATGTCAAACGCATCACGTTTAGTAGACAAACTCTTGGCCAAAGGATTGGTAAAGCGCACCGAATGCCCGCGTGACCGCCGTGCTGTTGATGTGGTCATTACCGACGATGGCATGAAAATTCTGGCGGAATTGGACGCCATGCAGGGAGATTGGGAAAACACCCTTCTGAATGTTACGGAAGAAGAAGCAAATCTGCTAAGTGACATTTTGGATAAGCTTCGCGGTTCTGTTTAA
- a CDS encoding DUF4905 domain-containing protein produces the protein MLISQHFSFSLPVWRILYDTLPIEETSPLLLFELRDKNQLRWAAFDCETGRVCWEHSFPETTWWTSAIGFYSGILFLHEYTGSEQPAPKKLIAIDALTGQLIWALEGCKFDHTDGTNLRTSRMRPESAPILENRAFSTGEIVDLPFPSTKINPPQWRAPVTYEETNPYYPTIAQFIEKITGNIPKKAINYGEISGHLLFFYYFYPANAVSLSWSILVVNSTKTVLLHETILSDVESVAFGDYLYDNHHIVLLKKVDEITVIKLPRP, from the coding sequence TTGCTCATATCTCAACATTTTTCCTTTTCGCTTCCTGTTTGGCGTATTTTATACGATACCCTTCCTATAGAGGAGACCTCCCCACTTTTACTTTTTGAGCTGCGCGATAAAAACCAATTAAGATGGGCTGCATTTGATTGCGAAACAGGGAGGGTTTGTTGGGAACATTCTTTTCCAGAAACCACTTGGTGGACCAGTGCCATTGGCTTTTATTCGGGCATACTTTTTCTTCACGAATATACAGGCAGTGAACAGCCCGCTCCCAAAAAACTTATAGCGATAGATGCGTTAACAGGCCAACTAATTTGGGCCCTAGAAGGTTGCAAATTTGATCATACCGATGGAACAAACCTCCGAACCTCCAGAATGCGGCCTGAAAGTGCCCCAATTCTGGAAAACAGGGCCTTTAGCACGGGAGAAATTGTTGATTTGCCCTTTCCATCTACCAAAATCAACCCACCTCAGTGGCGCGCTCCTGTTACATACGAAGAGACGAATCCTTATTACCCAACAATAGCTCAATTTATTGAAAAAATTACGGGAAATATCCCTAAAAAGGCGATAAATTATGGTGAAATCTCTGGACATCTATTGTTTTTTTACTACTTTTACCCCGCTAACGCTGTTTCTTTATCCTGGTCTATATTGGTAGTAAATTCGACGAAAACAGTTCTCCTGCACGAAACGATTCTCTCGGACGTGGAGAGTGTCGCTTTCGGCGATTATTTGTATGATAACCACCATATTGTTTTATTAAAAAAAGTTGACGAAATTACCGTAATAAAATTGCCCAGACCATGA
- a CDS encoding alpha/beta fold hydrolase, with the protein MKYRKMLLIIGSLYGLAVVVSSCLTGRMTDKEINSYFSQSRYQPKRHFYQALGRELHYIEVGDSSRQPILFVHGSPGSWDNFKSFLKDTFLLAHYHLLAVDRPGFGESQAEGAEDELSNQAEALLPILKRQSQPIILVGHSYGGPVIAEAAIMYPQYIKSLVIVAGSVDPALEPSNWYRYPLRYTPLRWAIPSFFRSSNDELLPLEKELKKMAPHWGKIRCPVVVVQGGKDVLVAPDNAKFIKRQLPHVKVTTIWKENMNHFVPWSDPDLIIEGIKRATD; encoded by the coding sequence ATGAAATACCGAAAAATGCTCCTCATCATTGGCTCTTTGTACGGGTTGGCGGTGGTAGTGTCGTCCTGTCTTACTGGTCGAATGACTGACAAGGAGATAAATAGCTATTTTTCCCAAAGCCGTTATCAGCCCAAACGCCATTTCTATCAGGCATTGGGTCGGGAGTTACATTATATTGAGGTGGGTGATTCATCGCGACAGCCGATTTTATTTGTTCATGGTTCTCCAGGTTCTTGGGACAACTTTAAATCTTTTTTGAAAGATACCTTTTTATTGGCCCATTACCATTTATTGGCGGTAGATCGACCAGGTTTTGGGGAGTCACAAGCAGAAGGGGCAGAAGATGAATTATCAAATCAAGCGGAAGCTTTGTTGCCCATCTTAAAACGTCAATCGCAACCCATTATTTTAGTGGGGCATTCATATGGCGGCCCCGTAATCGCAGAAGCCGCCATTATGTATCCTCAGTACATCAAATCGCTGGTCATTGTGGCAGGCTCGGTCGACCCCGCCTTGGAGCCTTCCAACTGGTATCGATATCCATTGAGATACACGCCATTGCGCTGGGCAATCCCGTCTTTTTTTAGAAGCAGCAATGATGAATTGTTGCCCTTAGAAAAGGAACTAAAAAAAATGGCCCCTCACTGGGGAAAAATCCGTTGTCCTGTAGTGGTGGTGCAAGGGGGAAAGGATGTGCTAGTAGCGCCAGATAATGCAAAGTTTATCAAGCGTCAGCTGCCGCACGTGAAAGTGACTACGATTTGGAAAGAAAACATGAATCACTTTGTTCCTTGGAGCGACCCCGATTTGATTATTGAAGGAATCAAAAGAGCGACGGATTAA
- a CDS encoding DUF5777 family beta-barrel protein translates to MKALASVVTALLLMSTIDVKAQEDLTKMLEENEPKTTDYTTATFKGTRIINGHSVETVKKNHLDFIIHHRFDRLNSGAYNLFGLDYSTIRLGFEYGLTDNVTIGFGRSSVQKTFDFLAKAKLLRQSTGTRNMPFSVTAFASTVIETLDKDLSTQDKTSYCTQLLIARKFSERLSLQLNPTFLYRNRVATAAQERALFALGFGGRMKLNKRLSLNAEYYWAFREKDLENALGDPYGNSLAIGVDIETGGHVFQLHFTNSSGMVEKQFIGDTSGSWGKGDIRWGFNVSRTFSFDKRAKGMMK, encoded by the coding sequence ATGAAAGCACTTGCTTCAGTAGTTACCGCGTTGTTGTTGATGAGTACAATTGACGTAAAAGCGCAGGAAGATTTAACAAAAATGCTCGAAGAAAACGAGCCTAAAACAACGGATTATACAACGGCCACTTTCAAAGGGACGCGTATTATCAACGGGCATTCTGTGGAAACCGTCAAGAAAAATCACTTGGACTTTATCATTCATCACCGTTTTGACCGTCTGAACTCAGGGGCATACAATCTTTTCGGACTTGATTATTCCACCATTCGTTTGGGATTTGAATACGGTTTGACCGATAATGTAACGATTGGTTTTGGGCGAAGCAGTGTTCAGAAAACCTTTGATTTTTTGGCCAAAGCCAAGCTTCTTCGACAGTCGACGGGTACTCGAAACATGCCCTTCTCAGTAACAGCATTTGCGAGTACGGTCATTGAAACACTGGATAAAGACCTTTCGACCCAAGACAAAACGTCTTATTGCACTCAACTTTTGATTGCCCGTAAGTTTAGCGAACGCTTGTCGTTGCAGCTCAATCCCACGTTTTTGTACCGCAACCGCGTGGCGACTGCCGCGCAAGAACGGGCACTTTTTGCGTTAGGATTTGGCGGGAGAATGAAACTCAACAAACGTTTGTCTTTGAATGCGGAGTATTATTGGGCATTTCGTGAAAAAGACCTCGAAAATGCCCTTGGCGACCCGTACGGCAATTCGCTCGCAATCGGTGTAGACATTGAGACGGGTGGCCACGTGTTTCAACTACACTTCACCAATTCCTCGGGCATGGTCGAAAAGCAATTTATCGGAGATACTTCGGGTAGTTGGGGCAAAGGAGACATTCGCTGGGGTTTCAACGTTTCAAGAACGTTCAGTTTTGACAAACGCGCCAAAGGAATGATGAAATAG
- a CDS encoding QcrA and Rieske domain-containing protein gives MKQTTMKRGQFLRELGLSSSALMAFYCLGTTMTACSSGSDDPTPTPTTPTTSAGLTGNADLSKGAINFTLNLTSTDFATLKTVGNFVTVGSVIVANAKGTMVALSKACTHEGTTVGYRSAQNDFFCSNHGSEFSTTGAVEMGPATKALTVYSAKLSTDGNTLTVSA, from the coding sequence ATGAAACAGACAACCATGAAAAGAGGGCAATTCCTGCGCGAATTAGGGCTTAGCAGCAGTGCACTGATGGCTTTTTATTGCTTAGGTACAACCATGACCGCCTGCTCTTCGGGCAGTGATGACCCTACTCCAACTCCGACAACCCCGACAACCTCTGCCGGTTTGACTGGCAACGCTGATTTGAGTAAAGGAGCAATTAATTTCACCTTAAACTTAACGAGCACCGACTTCGCCACCCTTAAAACAGTAGGTAACTTTGTAACGGTAGGAAGCGTAATCGTAGCCAATGCCAAAGGAACCATGGTTGCCCTGTCAAAAGCCTGTACCCATGAAGGAACAACCGTAGGCTACCGCTCGGCACAAAACGACTTCTTTTGCAGCAATCACGGGTCAGAATTTAGCACGACGGGTGCCGTAGAAATGGGCCCCGCAACCAAAGCTTTGACGGTCTATTCGGCCAAATTAAGCACCGATGGTAATACATTGACCGTTAGCGCTTAA
- a CDS encoding complex I subunit 4 family protein, whose translation MIPHLLSFLTFHPLVGSVVIALLPNSQKEAFKWIAVFFCACQVVVSAVVYYFFSTQTADFQMVEKADWITLSMGSLGTVSIDFILGVDGISLPLIMLSSVVMMVGVFSSFSIAKREKAYYSLYLLLTTSIMGCFLALDFFLFFLFFEFMLLPMYFLIGLWGGPRREYASIKFFLYTLVGSLLILIVMIGLYISVIDPYESELAKTMVHTFDLRLMTDGRNYLPDSILTPSGEITLLGMPSRMLAFWLLFIGFAIKLPIVPLHTWLPDAHVEAPTPVSVVLAGVLLKIGGYGLLRIAYPIFPDAAAEYAFTLAVLGVISIVYGGFNALAQNDLKKMIAYSSVSHMGFVVLGIASLTAEGLNGAVYQMVSHGILSSLLFLLVGVLYDRTHNRLIDNYRGLISYMPLYTIITGITFFASLGLPGFSGFIGELFTLMGGFQSDRLPVWLTALGTLGIILAAAYFLWTFQRMFFGKPWAKNPTELPFLSDLNRLEKWMLIPLVLMSFALGIFPGWLFSLSDKTVSHLLKIFE comes from the coding sequence ATGATTCCTCATCTACTCTCGTTTCTTACTTTTCATCCGCTCGTTGGGTCGGTGGTGATTGCATTGCTCCCCAACTCCCAAAAAGAGGCTTTCAAATGGATTGCCGTTTTTTTCTGTGCGTGTCAAGTAGTGGTTTCTGCCGTCGTGTATTACTTTTTTTCAACCCAAACCGCCGATTTTCAAATGGTGGAAAAAGCCGACTGGATTACGCTTTCGATGGGAAGTTTGGGGACGGTTTCTATTGATTTTATTTTAGGCGTTGATGGCATCAGTCTACCCTTAATTATGCTTTCATCCGTTGTGATGATGGTGGGCGTTTTTTCTTCATTTTCAATCGCTAAACGCGAAAAAGCCTATTATTCGCTGTACCTGCTGCTGACTACCAGCATCATGGGGTGCTTTTTGGCGTTGGATTTCTTTTTGTTTTTTCTGTTTTTTGAATTCATGCTTCTACCCATGTATTTCCTGATTGGATTGTGGGGAGGGCCGCGCCGTGAATACGCTTCCATCAAGTTTTTCCTTTATACACTTGTTGGTTCGTTGTTGATTCTGATTGTAATGATTGGCCTTTATATTTCGGTGATTGACCCGTATGAATCAGAACTTGCCAAAACGATGGTTCATACGTTTGATTTACGGTTAATGACCGACGGACGTAATTATTTGCCCGACAGTATCCTTACCCCGAGTGGTGAAATTACACTGCTGGGGATGCCTTCGCGGATGCTTGCTTTTTGGCTATTATTTATAGGTTTTGCCATTAAACTGCCGATTGTTCCGCTTCATACATGGTTGCCCGATGCGCACGTTGAAGCGCCTACGCCCGTATCGGTCGTGTTGGCGGGTGTCCTCTTAAAAATCGGTGGCTATGGCTTACTGCGAATTGCTTACCCAATCTTTCCAGATGCCGCCGCCGAATATGCCTTTACGTTAGCCGTATTGGGGGTGATTTCCATTGTTTATGGGGGCTTTAATGCTTTAGCCCAAAATGACTTGAAGAAGATGATTGCCTACTCTTCGGTGTCGCATATGGGCTTTGTGGTATTGGGGATTGCCTCGCTCACGGCCGAAGGACTCAACGGGGCGGTGTACCAAATGGTGAGCCACGGAATCCTTTCGTCGCTGTTGTTTTTATTGGTTGGGGTATTGTACGATCGTACCCACAACCGACTCATTGACAACTATCGCGGGCTGATTTCATACATGCCTTTATATACCATTATCACAGGGATTACTTTTTTTGCTTCCCTTGGTTTACCCGGCTTTTCGGGCTTTATCGGAGAGCTATTTACGCTGATGGGCGGTTTTCAGTCTGATAGGTTGCCTGTGTGGTTGACTGCCTTGGGAACGTTGGGAATAATACTGGCCGCTGCCTATTTTCTCTGGACTTTTCAGCGCATGTTTTTCGGAAAACCTTGGGCTAAGAACCCGACCGAATTGCCTTTCCTGTCGGACTTGAACCGATTAGAAAAATGGATGCTGATTCCGTTGGTACTTATGTCGTTTGCATTAGGGATTTTTCCAGGATGGTTGTTTAGCTTATCGGATAAGACCGTGTCGCATCTGCTGAAAATATTTGAATAG
- the nuoL gene encoding NADH-quinone oxidoreductase subunit L, producing MSLYLILLLVFPFLGFIGLFSFRKRANNWAGYVGIALTLMGLGGSLGVFNQALNQSQVYLVEWFSMNGKPIMLSFLVDNQTLMMLVVVHFVAVLVQLFSISYLHDEPARWRYFAFLQLFVFSMLGIVLAGSLLLMYVFWELVGLSSYLLIGFWYERPRAVWAAKKAFLLNRIGDAGFLIGILLVFWQFGTTEFSVLNHRDGVLSGGSSVFFTAIGVFLFCGAIGKSAQFPLSDWLPDAMEGPTPVSALIHAATMVAAGIFLLGRIHPFLTPDALIVVAIIGTLTMLLGAYKAIFQTDIKKLLAYSTVSQLGLMVMGMGVGAKEAALFHLLTHAFFKAGLFLCAGIIIHAVHTQDTRQMGGLRQKMPVTFWAYTICAAALAGLPFFSGFLSKDAILIGAFEWAKHTGGIAYAIPVMGLISAGLTAFYVIRQWKQVFFGENQGGYRHEQIVHDADSFMKVPVILLAILSFFIWFSFNPADAAHGWFFRMFTVEAAETGHGMVALLSVLVVAIGLLGGFYSTAAGPLPSLITLLQGMHNAVAKLFASLFGKIRNGLKWLNEHADETDRHVFLIAPLQKIAYWTYRMDRQIVDVIVNGVGYVTVIGAHAIGRFDKLVVDGVVNALAWLAGFAGSRIRNLQNGRVQSYFVVMLLGVLLMIFLFF from the coding sequence ATGTCTCTTTATTTAATTTTACTTCTTGTCTTCCCTTTTCTTGGTTTTATTGGTTTGTTCTCTTTTCGAAAACGGGCTAATAATTGGGCTGGATACGTTGGTATCGCCCTCACTCTTATGGGTTTAGGTGGTTCGTTAGGGGTATTTAATCAAGCACTCAATCAATCTCAGGTTTATTTGGTCGAATGGTTTTCTATGAACGGTAAGCCCATCATGCTTTCCTTTTTGGTGGACAATCAAACCCTTATGATGCTGGTTGTGGTGCATTTTGTCGCGGTTTTAGTTCAATTGTTCTCAATAAGTTATTTGCACGATGAGCCCGCGCGTTGGAGGTACTTTGCTTTTTTACAACTCTTCGTTTTTTCAATGTTGGGAATTGTGTTGGCGGGCAGTCTGTTGCTAATGTACGTATTTTGGGAATTGGTGGGTCTTTCTTCTTATTTACTTATTGGTTTTTGGTACGAGCGACCACGGGCGGTTTGGGCGGCAAAAAAAGCATTTTTGTTGAACCGTATCGGTGATGCGGGCTTCTTGATTGGGATTCTGTTGGTGTTTTGGCAATTTGGAACAACGGAGTTTTCTGTTTTAAACCATCGGGATGGCGTTCTTTCAGGAGGCTCCTCCGTATTTTTTACGGCCATAGGCGTATTTTTATTTTGTGGGGCCATTGGCAAATCAGCCCAATTTCCCCTTTCTGATTGGTTGCCAGACGCAATGGAGGGGCCAACGCCCGTTTCGGCCCTGATTCATGCTGCAACGATGGTGGCCGCTGGTATTTTTTTACTGGGACGTATTCATCCGTTTCTGACGCCAGATGCGCTGATTGTTGTGGCCATCATCGGCACCCTAACCATGCTTTTAGGCGCTTATAAAGCTATTTTTCAGACGGATATAAAAAAGTTATTGGCGTATTCAACGGTATCTCAACTAGGCCTGATGGTGATGGGAATGGGCGTGGGAGCCAAAGAAGCCGCTTTGTTTCATTTATTGACCCATGCTTTTTTTAAAGCGGGTTTGTTTTTGTGCGCTGGCATTATCATCCATGCCGTTCATACCCAAGATACGCGCCAAATGGGCGGACTCCGACAAAAAATGCCCGTTACTTTTTGGGCCTATACAATTTGTGCCGCAGCGCTGGCTGGTTTGCCGTTTTTTTCAGGGTTTCTTTCCAAAGATGCCATTTTGATTGGGGCTTTTGAGTGGGCCAAACATACAGGAGGCATTGCTTATGCTATTCCAGTGATGGGCTTAATTTCGGCAGGGCTTACCGCTTTTTACGTAATTAGACAGTGGAAACAGGTTTTCTTCGGTGAAAATCAAGGAGGATATCGTCACGAACAAATCGTGCATGATGCAGATTCTTTTATGAAAGTCCCCGTCATTCTTTTGGCAATTCTGTCTTTTTTTATTTGGTTTTCATTCAACCCAGCCGATGCCGCCCACGGGTGGTTCTTTAGGATGTTTACCGTTGAGGCTGCCGAAACGGGGCACGGAATGGTGGCTTTACTGTCAGTTTTGGTCGTTGCCATCGGACTGTTAGGTGGCTTTTATTCCACGGCGGCGGGGCCATTGCCTTCCCTCATTACGTTGCTGCAAGGAATGCATAATGCTGTTGCAAAGTTGTTCGCTTCTTTATTTGGGAAAATACGGAACGGATTGAAATGGTTGAATGAACACGCTGACGAAACAGATCGGCATGTGTTTCTGATTGCACCTTTACAGAAAATAGCGTACTGGACGTATAGAATGGATCGCCAGATTGTTGATGTAATTGTCAATGGAGTGGGTTATGTGACCGTGATTGGCGCCCATGCCATAGGACGCTTTGACAAATTGGTCGTGGACGGCGTTGTAAACGCTTTGGCTTGGCTCGCGGGTTTTGCAGGAAGCAGGATTCGAAATTTGCAAAATGGGCGTGTACAATCCTATTTTGTGGTAATGCTTTTGGGTGTTTTACTAATGATTTTTTTGTTTTTTTAA
- a CDS encoding YceI family protein — protein MKTIKMFASVLVAGMMMINSAVATEKTASKKAVSYKVDASKSVVKWHAKKVTGEHNGTVNLANGALTVDGTKITGGSFEIDMTSIKCADLTDAGYNAKLVGHLKSDDFFSAEKHPKATFKITKVEGSGANYTLTGDMTIKGITQSISFPATVKADAKGVTANAKITLDRTKWDIRYGSKSFIPNIGDKAIYDDFAIDLTLAAVK, from the coding sequence ATGAAAACGATCAAAATGTTTGCAAGTGTATTAGTAGCCGGTATGATGATGATTAATTCGGCAGTTGCAACGGAAAAAACAGCCTCTAAAAAAGCCGTTTCGTACAAAGTAGACGCTTCTAAAAGCGTCGTAAAATGGCACGCTAAAAAAGTAACAGGCGAGCACAACGGAACCGTAAATTTGGCTAACGGCGCATTGACCGTTGATGGCACTAAAATCACTGGAGGTTCTTTTGAAATCGATATGACAAGCATCAAATGTGCAGATCTTACCGATGCTGGTTACAACGCTAAATTGGTAGGACACCTTAAGTCTGATGATTTCTTCTCGGCAGAAAAACACCCTAAAGCAACCTTCAAAATCACCAAAGTAGAAGGTTCGGGCGCTAATTACACTTTGACTGGCGACATGACCATCAAAGGAATTACCCAAAGCATCTCTTTCCCTGCTACCGTGAAAGCTGACGCTAAAGGAGTAACCGCTAATGCAAAAATCACGCTTGACCGCACAAAATGGGATATTCGTTATGGTTCAAAATCATTTATCCCTAACATCGGCGACAAAGCTATTTACGATGATTTCGCCATTGATTTGACACTGGCTGCCGTAAAATAA